One Streptomyces sp. L2 genomic window carries:
- a CDS encoding GNAT family N-acetyltransferase, producing MNLTCVHDIADVPAAEWDALDTPAGLYLSHRWLAAQQRDPTAHVRYALVREAGRLIAAAPMHVVDTEPNDLYRVHELVAGRAPARTLLAGARRGYLNGPLLHPGLSPCRRRAALNRLVSAAGSLAAAQGARPWWLYVTDPAAAELADACGTEPVQVGQDARIPLPGTTFDDYLAGLPSKRRVAVRRERRAFAEAGYELRILRLSECADTAGALLAQLQARHGHAVDPDAMARLLRDQADGMADSGIVLAAHAGAHMVAFSLFYRHADTVWLRATGYDYARLRAAHEYFNLVYYLPIEHAYAHGATALHVGMESLRAKALRGAVISPLWAVEGA from the coding sequence GTGAACCTCACCTGCGTCCACGACATCGCAGACGTCCCCGCCGCGGAGTGGGACGCCCTGGACACCCCGGCCGGTCTCTACCTCTCCCACCGGTGGCTCGCCGCCCAGCAGCGGGATCCCACCGCCCACGTCCGCTACGCCCTCGTCCGCGAGGCAGGCCGGCTGATCGCCGCGGCGCCGATGCACGTCGTGGACACCGAGCCCAACGACCTCTACCGGGTGCACGAGCTCGTCGCCGGCCGCGCGCCGGCCAGGACCCTGCTCGCGGGAGCCCGCCGCGGCTACCTCAACGGCCCGCTCCTGCACCCCGGTCTCAGTCCGTGCCGGCGGCGCGCGGCACTGAACCGGCTGGTGTCAGCGGCCGGTTCGCTCGCCGCCGCCCAGGGAGCGCGGCCCTGGTGGCTGTACGTCACCGACCCGGCCGCCGCCGAACTCGCCGACGCGTGCGGCACCGAGCCCGTCCAGGTGGGCCAGGACGCCCGCATCCCGCTGCCCGGCACCACGTTCGACGACTACCTCGCGGGCCTGCCCTCCAAGCGGCGCGTCGCCGTCCGCCGCGAACGCCGCGCGTTCGCCGAAGCCGGGTACGAGCTGCGCATCCTGCGACTGTCCGAGTGCGCCGACACGGCCGGCGCGCTCCTCGCCCAACTCCAGGCGCGTCACGGCCATGCGGTCGACCCCGACGCCATGGCCCGGCTGCTGCGCGACCAGGCGGACGGCATGGCCGACAGCGGGATCGTCCTCGCCGCCCACGCCGGCGCGCACATGGTCGCCTTCAGCCTCTTCTACCGCCACGCGGACACCGTCTGGCTCCGGGCCACCGGCTACGACTACGCCCGGCTGCGCGCCGCGCACGAGTACTTCAACCTGGTCTACTACCTCCCCATCGAGCACGCCTACGCGCACGGCGCGACCGCACTCCATGTCGGCATGGAGTCCCTCCGGGCCAAGGCCCTTCGAGGAGCGGTGATTTCCCCGCTGTGGGCGGTCGAAGGGGCTTGA
- a CDS encoding maleylpyruvate isomerase family mycothiol-dependent enzyme, whose product METAEFLKTLDQEGRLLGGAAEEAGTGAEVPTCPGWRVRDLLRHTGAVHRWATELVAEGHTEPRPAGDLPDLDGADLIGWYRDGHRRLVDTLAAAPADLDCWTFHPAPCPSPLAFWTRRQAHETTVHRYDAEAARGGTPAPVATDFAADGIDELLRGFHARPRSRVRTETPRVLRVRATDAGPNAVWTVRLSAEPPVTSRDASEEAEAELSGPAGRLYLALWNRATVPTVTGDRALADLWRETSQI is encoded by the coding sequence ATGGAGACTGCGGAGTTCCTCAAGACGCTGGACCAGGAAGGGCGGTTGCTGGGCGGAGCCGCCGAGGAGGCGGGGACCGGCGCCGAGGTCCCGACGTGCCCGGGATGGCGGGTCCGGGACCTGCTCAGGCACACGGGCGCGGTGCACCGCTGGGCCACCGAGCTCGTCGCCGAGGGGCACACGGAGCCCCGCCCGGCCGGTGACCTCCCGGACCTGGACGGCGCCGACCTGATCGGCTGGTACCGGGACGGTCACCGCCGGCTGGTCGACACGCTGGCCGCCGCACCGGCCGACCTGGACTGCTGGACCTTCCATCCGGCGCCCTGCCCCTCGCCACTGGCGTTCTGGACCCGGCGTCAGGCGCACGAGACCACCGTCCACCGGTACGACGCCGAGGCCGCGCGGGGCGGCACACCGGCCCCCGTCGCCACCGACTTCGCGGCCGACGGCATCGACGAGTTGCTGCGCGGCTTCCACGCCCGCCCCAGGAGCCGGGTCCGGACGGAGACGCCGCGCGTGCTGCGCGTCCGCGCGACCGACGCGGGTCCGAACGCGGTGTGGACCGTACGGCTGTCCGCCGAGCCGCCGGTGACCTCGCGGGACGCGTCCGAGGAGGCTGAGGCCGAACTGTCCGGACCCGCGGGCCGGTTGTACCTGGCCCTGTGGAACAGGGCGACGGTGCCCACGGTGACCGGTGACCGGGCGCTGGCCGACCTGTGGCGGGAGACCTCGCAGATCTAG